Proteins from one Streptomyces sp. NBC_00390 genomic window:
- a CDS encoding AAA family ATPase, translated as MLQYDKEFDPGADGREAGGVEGPADGAARYAADDEVYVFDDDEVVLAVNIALKTGRPLLLFGPPGSGKSSLAPNVARILGWDYHAHVVTARTEPEDLLWRFDALKRLNDAQAKMLAPSIDHYYTQGPLWRAFAAGETKRSVVLIDEIDKADPDLPNSLLGPLGSLSFPLPWDEERAVSIRPERAPLVVITTNDERELPRPFLRRCIVFELGAPSTDHLLRVARSHLGELYEEELAEQVAGHILSVRARLEDSAAGPSTAEFLDALKASQQLGVVPGTPEWETLEAVTLRKRREGLEPAK; from the coding sequence GTGCTGCAGTACGACAAGGAGTTCGACCCCGGCGCCGACGGCCGGGAGGCCGGGGGCGTGGAGGGTCCGGCCGACGGCGCCGCACGGTACGCGGCGGACGACGAGGTGTACGTCTTCGACGACGACGAGGTCGTACTGGCGGTGAACATCGCGCTCAAGACGGGCCGTCCGCTGCTCCTGTTCGGGCCCCCGGGCTCGGGCAAGTCGTCGCTGGCTCCCAACGTCGCGCGGATCCTCGGCTGGGACTACCACGCGCATGTCGTGACCGCGAGGACCGAGCCCGAGGACCTTCTGTGGCGATTCGACGCGCTCAAGCGCCTCAATGACGCCCAGGCCAAGATGCTGGCTCCGAGCATCGATCACTACTACACGCAGGGCCCTCTCTGGAGGGCGTTCGCCGCCGGTGAGACCAAGCGCTCCGTCGTGCTGATCGACGAGATCGACAAGGCCGACCCCGACCTGCCCAACAGCCTTCTGGGGCCGCTCGGTTCCCTCTCGTTCCCCCTCCCCTGGGACGAGGAGCGCGCCGTGTCGATCAGACCCGAGCGGGCCCCGCTCGTCGTCATCACCACCAACGACGAGCGCGAACTGCCCCGGCCCTTTCTGCGGCGCTGCATCGTCTTCGAGCTCGGTGCGCCGAGTACCGATCATCTGCTGAGGGTGGCCAGGTCGCATCTGGGAGAGCTGTACGAGGAGGAGCTCGCCGAGCAGGTCGCCGGTCACATCCTCTCGGTCCGTGCCCGGCTGGAGGACTCCGCGGCCGGTCCCAGCACCGCCGAGTTCCTCGACGCGCTCAAGGCCAGCCAGCAACTGGGCGTCGTACCGGGCACACCGGAGTGGGAGACGCTGGAAGCGGTCACCCTGCGCAAGCGACGCGAGGGGCTGGAGCCCGCCAAATGA
- a CDS encoding acetylxylan esterase produces MALFDLPIEALRTYRSRSTEPQDFDAFWTKTLDAARAHDLGARFEQVDCRLSSVDVHDVTFAGFGGHPVKGWLVLPAGTREPVPVVVEFLSYGGGRGLPHTHLLWASAGFGHFVMDTRGQGSSWTTGDTPDPVGSAPALPGFLTRGIEDPHEFYYRRLFTDAVRAVEAARAHPLTDASRTAAVGSSQGGGITLAVGGLVPDLAAIAPDVPFLCDFPRATTLTDRHPYREVGEYLRTHRGRTEQAARTLAYFDGVHFAARGRAPALFSAALEDQTCPPSTVFAAFNAYAHEDKHIEVYDFNDHEGGGPFQEAAQLRWLPGRLTA; encoded by the coding sequence ATGGCCCTGTTCGACCTGCCCATCGAAGCGCTCCGCACCTACCGCAGCCGCTCCACGGAGCCCCAGGACTTCGACGCGTTCTGGACGAAGACACTCGACGCCGCCCGCGCGCACGACCTCGGCGCCCGCTTCGAGCAGGTGGACTGCCGGCTCTCCTCCGTGGACGTGCACGACGTGACCTTCGCGGGGTTCGGGGGCCACCCCGTCAAGGGCTGGCTCGTGCTGCCCGCCGGCACGCGCGAACCGGTGCCGGTGGTGGTGGAGTTCCTCAGCTACGGAGGGGGCCGTGGCCTCCCCCACACCCATCTGCTGTGGGCGTCGGCCGGGTTCGGCCACTTCGTGATGGACACCCGCGGCCAGGGCAGCAGCTGGACGACGGGCGACACGCCCGACCCGGTGGGCAGCGCCCCCGCCCTCCCCGGCTTTCTGACCCGTGGCATCGAGGACCCGCACGAGTTCTACTACCGCAGGCTGTTCACGGACGCGGTCCGCGCCGTCGAGGCGGCCCGGGCGCATCCGCTGACCGACGCCTCGCGGACCGCGGCCGTGGGGAGCAGCCAGGGCGGCGGCATCACGCTCGCGGTCGGCGGGCTGGTGCCCGATCTCGCGGCGATTGCGCCCGACGTGCCGTTCCTGTGCGACTTTCCGCGCGCCACGACACTCACCGACCGTCACCCGTACCGGGAGGTGGGCGAATACCTCAGGACACACCGGGGCCGGACCGAACAGGCCGCGCGCACGCTGGCGTACTTCGACGGGGTGCACTTCGCGGCGCGCGGCCGGGCGCCCGCGCTCTTCTCGGCGGCGCTCGAGGACCAGACCTGCCCGCCGTCGACCGTGTTCGCCGCGTTCAACGCGTACGCCCATGAGGACAAGCACATCGAGGTCTACGACTTCAACGACCACGAGGGCGGAGGCCCGTTCCAGGAAGCGGCCCAGCTGCGATGGCTGCCCGGCCGGCTGACCGCCTGA
- a CDS encoding alpha/beta fold hydrolase, translating into MTSYRQPGVVLTDRRFTVPLDHRDPAGEQIELYGREVVAATRTGADLPWLVYLEGGPGHGARRFVGKQAWLGRAVQDHRVLLLDQRGTGRSTPLNRQTLPQRGGPQAQADHLALFRADSIVRDCEAVRPRLTGGAPWTVLGQSFGGFCATHYLGAAPEGLRTVLITGGLPSLDAHADDIYRAAYPRIQRKVEAHYDRYPQDVERVRRVAVHLAERKTVLPGGYVLTHEAFQSLGILLGSEDGTHRLHYLLEDAFVRTGSGHELSDTFQEAVHAVLSFAGHPLYAALHEAIYAQGGTATAWAAERVRAEFPQFDAGAALSGDGPLLFTGESIHPWHFEVDPALRPLHECAELLAARTDWEPLYDPARLAVNQVPVAAAVYHDDMYVDTAHSLQTARAVRGLRTWVTDEYEHDGVRAGGQRVLDRLLSLARGEL; encoded by the coding sequence TTGACCAGCTACCGCCAGCCCGGAGTCGTTCTCACCGACCGCCGCTTCACCGTCCCGCTCGACCACCGGGACCCGGCCGGGGAACAGATCGAGCTGTACGGCCGCGAGGTCGTCGCCGCCACCCGCACGGGTGCCGACCTGCCGTGGCTGGTCTACCTGGAGGGCGGTCCCGGCCATGGCGCCCGGCGTTTCGTCGGCAAACAGGCCTGGCTCGGGAGGGCCGTACAGGACCACCGCGTACTGCTGCTGGACCAGCGGGGCACCGGCCGCTCCACCCCGCTCAACCGTCAGACGCTCCCTCAGCGGGGCGGGCCGCAGGCGCAGGCCGACCATCTCGCCCTCTTCCGCGCCGACAGCATCGTGCGCGACTGCGAGGCGGTCCGGCCCCGGCTCACGGGCGGAGCGCCCTGGACCGTACTGGGCCAGAGCTTCGGCGGTTTCTGTGCGACCCACTACCTGGGAGCCGCCCCCGAAGGGCTGCGCACCGTACTGATCACCGGCGGCCTGCCGTCCCTCGACGCCCACGCCGACGACATCTACCGGGCGGCCTACCCGCGCATCCAGCGCAAGGTCGAGGCCCACTACGACCGTTACCCGCAGGACGTGGAGCGTGTCCGGCGCGTCGCCGTCCATCTCGCCGAGCGCAAGACCGTACTGCCCGGCGGTTATGTGCTCACGCACGAGGCGTTCCAGTCCCTCGGGATCCTGCTCGGGAGCGAGGACGGCACCCACCGGCTGCACTATCTCCTCGAGGACGCCTTCGTGCGCACAGGTTCCGGCCATGAACTCTCCGACACCTTCCAGGAGGCCGTGCACGCCGTCCTCTCGTTCGCCGGGCATCCGCTGTACGCCGCGCTCCACGAGGCCATCTACGCCCAGGGCGGCACAGCGACCGCCTGGGCGGCCGAGCGCGTACGGGCCGAGTTCCCGCAGTTCGACGCGGGGGCGGCGCTGTCCGGCGACGGCCCGCTGCTGTTCACCGGCGAGTCGATCCACCCCTGGCACTTCGAGGTCGATCCCGCGCTGCGCCCGCTCCACGAGTGCGCCGAACTGCTGGCCGCCCGCACCGACTGGGAGCCGCTGTACGACCCTGCACGGCTCGCCGTGAACCAGGTGCCGGTCGCCGCGGCGGTCTACCACGACGACATGTACGTCGACACGGCCCACTCGCTGCAAACCGCACGCGCCGTGCGCGGACTGCGCACCTGGGTCACCGACGAGTACGAGCACGACGGGGTGCGCGCCGGCGGGCAGCGCGTACTCGACCGGCTGCTGTCCCTCGCCCGCGGCGAACTCTGA
- a CDS encoding protein-tyrosine phosphatase family protein has product MSESWGPDDIGVLRLPSGRAVRGRALRRPLPSGAAPAFAVHLLGRRPPAVSWDSRWLRWPDFWLPGDRAEAREVLGEAWERAGSERVEIACGGGRGRTGTALACLAVLDGVPAEDAVAYVRRHYDRRAVETPWQRRYVRRFPG; this is encoded by the coding sequence GTGAGCGAGTCATGGGGACCTGACGACATCGGCGTGTTGCGGCTGCCCTCGGGACGGGCGGTGCGCGGGCGGGCGTTGCGGCGGCCGTTGCCCTCCGGGGCGGCGCCCGCATTCGCCGTGCATCTGCTGGGGCGCCGGCCGCCGGCGGTCTCCTGGGATTCACGCTGGCTGCGCTGGCCGGACTTCTGGCTGCCCGGCGACCGCGCCGAGGCCCGTGAGGTTCTCGGCGAGGCGTGGGAGCGCGCCGGCTCCGAGCGGGTGGAGATCGCCTGTGGCGGCGGCCGGGGACGGACAGGAACCGCCCTCGCGTGTCTCGCCGTCCTCGACGGGGTACCCGCCGAGGACGCCGTGGCGTACGTGCGCCGGCACTACGACCGCCGGGCCGTGGAAACCCCCTGGCAGCGGCGGTACGTACGCCGCTTCCCCGGCTGA
- a CDS encoding cellulase family glycosylhydrolase, with the protein MRPARLRLRPLGSVGALTAVLLLGLTAAPTSPTSAAPAPVAAVTYEAEDATVTQGLVESDHAGYTGRGFVNYHNTSGSHVQWTVNAAQAGTATLTFRYANGATADRPMDIAVNGVLTADDRAFTATGAWTSWSTAKVTATLKAGSNTVRATATTANGGPNVDNLAVDISPAPGGRTPVEANGQLRVCGTKLCNQRGNPVQLRGMSTHGLQWYSQCVTSGSLDALATDWNADVLRISMYIQEGGYESDPRRFTDLVHSIIEQATARGMYALVDWHMLTPGDPHHNLARAKTFFTEIAQRHGGRNNLLYEIANEPSGVSWSRIKSYAEQLIPVIRQSDPDTPILVGTRAWSSLGVSEGADETEIVNNPVNAANIMYTFHFYAASHGSEYLNTLSRAADRLPVFVTEFGTQTASGDGGNNFTQAQKYLDLMASKKISWVNWNYSDDSRSGAVFKSGTCDGNGPWTGTGPLKPAGVWVRDRIRTPDRFLTADAPLG; encoded by the coding sequence ATGAGACCGGCACGGTTACGGCTACGCCCCCTCGGCAGCGTCGGCGCCCTCACCGCCGTCCTGCTCCTCGGCCTCACCGCCGCCCCCACGTCCCCCACGTCCGCCGCGCCCGCACCCGTGGCCGCCGTCACCTACGAGGCCGAGGACGCGACGGTCACCCAAGGACTCGTCGAGTCCGATCACGCCGGCTACACCGGCAGAGGGTTCGTCAACTACCACAACACCAGCGGCAGTCACGTCCAGTGGACGGTCAACGCCGCCCAGGCGGGCACCGCCACGCTGACCTTCCGCTACGCGAACGGCGCCACCGCCGACCGCCCGATGGACATCGCCGTCAACGGCGTACTCACCGCCGACGACAGGGCTTTCACCGCCACCGGCGCCTGGACGTCCTGGTCCACGGCGAAGGTCACCGCCACCCTCAAGGCCGGCTCCAACACCGTCCGGGCCACCGCCACCACTGCGAACGGCGGTCCGAACGTGGACAATCTCGCCGTGGACATCTCCCCTGCCCCCGGCGGCCGTACCCCCGTCGAGGCCAACGGACAGCTCAGGGTCTGCGGCACCAAGCTCTGCAACCAGCGAGGCAACCCCGTCCAGCTGCGCGGCATGAGCACCCACGGACTGCAGTGGTACAGCCAGTGCGTGACCAGCGGCTCGCTGGACGCACTGGCCACCGACTGGAACGCGGATGTGCTGCGCATCTCCATGTACATCCAGGAGGGCGGCTACGAGAGTGATCCGCGCAGATTCACGGACCTCGTGCACTCGATCATCGAACAGGCCACCGCGCGCGGTATGTACGCCCTCGTCGACTGGCACATGCTCACCCCGGGCGACCCGCACCACAACCTCGCCCGCGCCAAGACCTTCTTCACGGAGATCGCGCAGCGCCACGGCGGCAGGAACAACCTGTTGTACGAGATCGCCAATGAGCCCAGCGGCGTGAGCTGGTCGCGGATCAAGAGCTACGCCGAGCAGCTCATCCCGGTCATCCGGCAGAGCGACCCGGACACCCCGATCCTCGTCGGCACGCGCGCCTGGTCCTCACTCGGTGTTTCGGAGGGCGCGGACGAGACCGAGATCGTCAACAATCCCGTCAACGCGGCCAACATCATGTACACCTTCCACTTCTACGCCGCCTCGCACGGCTCCGAGTATCTGAACACCCTGTCCCGTGCCGCCGACAGACTCCCCGTGTTCGTCACGGAGTTCGGCACCCAGACCGCATCGGGGGACGGCGGCAACAACTTCACGCAGGCCCAGAAGTACCTCGATCTGATGGCGAGCAAGAAGATCAGCTGGGTCAACTGGAACTACTCCGACGACTCCCGCTCCGGAGCCGTCTTCAAGAGCGGCACCTGTGACGGCAACGGACCCTGGACCGGTACCGGACCGCTGAAGCCCGCCGGTGTGTGGGTGCGCGACCGGATCCGTACGCCGGACCGGTTCCTGACGGCTGACGCCCCGCTCGGCTGA
- a CDS encoding TetR/AcrR family transcriptional regulator — MQGTTRAQQREQTRHSLLREARRLFAAVGYGGVGLPEIVGAAGVTKGALYHHFDSKAALFRAVLEQVQQEVGRRVAAAAEAQADPWTQLTAGCQEFLTAATDPDIQRIMLVDGPSVLGWTEWRTLDEAASARHLAEALAALVEQGVIPRQPVTPLTHLLSGAMNEAALWLAASAGPTDLDDTRAALSRMLEALRAGPSPG; from the coding sequence ATGCAGGGCACCACCAGGGCGCAGCAGCGTGAGCAGACCAGACATTCCCTGCTGCGCGAGGCAAGGCGTCTGTTCGCGGCGGTGGGTTACGGCGGGGTCGGTCTCCCGGAGATCGTCGGCGCCGCCGGGGTCACCAAGGGCGCGCTCTACCACCACTTCGACAGCAAGGCCGCGCTGTTCCGCGCCGTGCTGGAGCAGGTGCAGCAGGAGGTGGGCCGGCGGGTCGCCGCGGCTGCGGAGGCGCAGGCCGACCCCTGGACCCAGCTGACCGCCGGCTGCCAGGAGTTCCTCACCGCCGCCACCGATCCCGACATCCAGAGGATCATGCTGGTCGACGGTCCATCCGTGCTCGGGTGGACCGAGTGGCGCACCCTGGACGAGGCCGCCTCGGCCCGCCACCTGGCCGAGGCGCTCGCCGCCCTGGTCGAACAGGGTGTCATCCCGCGCCAGCCGGTCACCCCGCTGACCCATCTGCTCTCCGGCGCCATGAACGAGGCGGCTCTGTGGCTGGCCGCGTCCGCAGGCCCGACGGACCTGGACGACACCAGGGCCGCCCTGTCACGGATGCTGGAGGCACTGCGGGCAGGCCCGTCGCCGGGGTGA
- a CDS encoding VOC family protein yields the protein MSSVLTSFYPVICTSRLQESRAFYTGLMGFETTFEADWYVSLKHPGPVPYELALLDHTHPTLPEGYRVPVRGMLLNFEVADVDAEWERLVVLAGLKPELEIRSEDFGQRHFIIADPDGVLIDVITPIAPSGEFAEQYVSSRAGR from the coding sequence ATGAGCTCCGTGCTGACCAGCTTCTATCCCGTCATCTGCACCTCCCGCCTCCAGGAGTCCCGCGCCTTCTACACCGGGCTCATGGGCTTCGAGACGACCTTCGAAGCCGACTGGTACGTCAGCCTGAAGCACCCGGGGCCCGTGCCGTACGAGCTCGCGCTGCTCGACCACACCCACCCGACCCTGCCCGAGGGCTACCGTGTCCCGGTGCGGGGCATGCTGCTCAACTTCGAAGTGGCGGACGTGGACGCGGAGTGGGAGCGCCTGGTCGTCCTCGCGGGGCTGAAGCCCGAGCTGGAGATTCGCAGCGAGGACTTCGGGCAGCGGCACTTCATCATCGCCGACCCCGACGGGGTGCTGATCGACGTCATCACGCCGATCGCACCTTCCGGGGAGTTCGCCGAGCAGTACGTCTCTTCTCGAGCCGGCCGGTAG
- a CDS encoding DUF4231 domain-containing protein: MTAIQEHSATAKVWDQQSVWSRSADQLKKSVEGARTASLALGIAAAVLGTAAAQTMGWSPTVGTVLAFAAACAAGAVPVVAQRGGPGRLNDWTRLRAVSEALKAEVYTCLAGVGPYRATADTGALLAERSRAYRGDGGDLVRYTAEVTAKVRPLPPVTDIDSYVEHRLRRQIDSYYRPKARWMTRRLRVVGWIEAVLGGVGAVLAAAAGAFSIGWLAGWVAVAASVSVAVIAHAVAQRYAYQQLEFMRTAEELERLLERWEADDVRTPERAEALVAECEHVISIQNEAWMIRWTVG; this comes from the coding sequence GTGACAGCGATCCAGGAGCACTCGGCGACAGCCAAGGTGTGGGACCAGCAGAGCGTCTGGTCGCGCAGCGCTGACCAGCTCAAGAAGTCGGTCGAGGGCGCTCGCACGGCATCCCTCGCTCTCGGCATCGCGGCGGCCGTGCTGGGCACGGCGGCGGCCCAGACCATGGGCTGGAGTCCCACCGTGGGCACGGTCCTTGCCTTCGCCGCCGCATGCGCCGCCGGCGCCGTGCCGGTCGTCGCCCAGCGGGGCGGCCCCGGCCGCCTCAACGACTGGACCCGGCTGCGAGCGGTCTCCGAGGCACTCAAGGCCGAGGTCTACACCTGCCTCGCGGGCGTCGGTCCCTACCGGGCGACGGCGGATACCGGTGCACTCCTCGCGGAACGGTCCCGCGCGTACCGGGGCGACGGCGGCGACCTGGTGCGCTATACGGCCGAGGTCACCGCCAAGGTCAGGCCGTTGCCGCCGGTGACGGACATCGACTCCTATGTCGAGCACCGGCTGCGCCGGCAGATCGACTCCTACTACCGGCCCAAGGCCCGGTGGATGACCCGAAGGCTGCGTGTGGTCGGGTGGATCGAAGCCGTCCTCGGCGGAGTCGGCGCGGTGCTGGCGGCCGCCGCCGGTGCCTTCTCCATCGGCTGGCTCGCCGGCTGGGTCGCGGTCGCCGCCTCGGTCTCCGTGGCCGTGATCGCCCATGCCGTCGCACAGCGATACGCCTACCAGCAGCTGGAGTTCATGCGCACCGCGGAGGAACTGGAGCGCCTGCTGGAACGCTGGGAGGCCGATGACGTCCGCACCCCCGAGCGCGCGGAGGCTCTGGTGGCGGAGTGCGAGCACGTCATCTCCATCCAGAACGAGGCATGGATGATCCGCTGGACCGTGGGCTGA
- a CDS encoding TIR-like protein FxsC, producing the protein MDYPYFFLSYARSDDRTAYVRRFYEDLLGVLELPGTGSRRQPAFRDSERLHVGADWLRGLSRAIGSCRTLVALYSPAYFRSEYCGKEWSAFAGRVARYREETDMWPHALVPVIWEPVPARMLPQEVQAIQYADLSMGRTYLEHGLLHLMRSDPESAEYRHVVRSIAERVQSAADHFALPSMPDSFDISAVKAFFPVELADDDGFERSYLAAVAARHGRVHIFGADVGQAAGMPLSSVYTGLTAIGAGEDGARVRAEQLFESGRRRVMLRGVPGSGKTTLLQWLAVHAHGPYVPFPLPVRTLVRDGGRLPDPARFLDAVGSGAAAEPPSGWAERVLAAGRGMLLVDGVDEVDRAERDGVRLWLADLLAAYPDTLCVVTSRPSAVQEAWLADMDFTEFALAPLPLDDARLLISRWHDATSEGAQRAPLEPLLDAVTSKAELRSLVTSPLMCALICALHHERAGLLPPDRADLYEAALSMLLERRDREREVLRPDGLELDKESHQVLLQSLAIWLQRNGRSELDRRQAVDLVQRTLPALARVGAQGDAEQVLRHLLNRSGVLRESAADGIGFLHRSFQDYLAAREAVHTGALSELVARADDDQWHNVVRLALGHATRRDRSSMFRAILNRGDQEPENRARLFVLAAVSLADMVELEPAVRGAVEERIGQLIPPRTEDEAAALAEVGPMVLELLPGPEDLESDHPALPRLIRTAELIGGNEAQVYISRLASLMPSSVPDDGQIGPLSARPFAASVLVDSWSVETDAPAPAVRTLELTGTQERGEIARLGSSVQRVVCRGDFTDFSAFRLMPLVHTLVISGNPALSHLGSLTGLPRLRTLSVSDCPLADLTALAGSGVMFLEISPVPETSVLAGLASAPRLRLLCLPSAGGRFDRAVWRGRLPGVTVLTGVQITR; encoded by the coding sequence TTGGACTACCCATATTTCTTTCTCAGTTACGCCAGGTCGGACGACCGCACGGCCTACGTCCGGCGGTTCTACGAGGACCTTCTGGGCGTGCTGGAGCTGCCCGGCACCGGTTCGCGCCGGCAGCCCGCCTTCCGGGACTCGGAGCGTCTGCACGTGGGGGCGGACTGGCTGCGGGGGCTGAGCCGGGCCATCGGTTCCTGCAGGACGCTCGTCGCCCTGTACTCACCTGCCTACTTCCGCAGCGAATACTGCGGCAAGGAGTGGAGCGCCTTCGCCGGAAGGGTCGCCCGCTATCGGGAAGAGACCGATATGTGGCCGCATGCTCTCGTACCGGTGATCTGGGAGCCGGTGCCGGCACGGATGCTGCCGCAGGAGGTGCAGGCGATCCAGTACGCGGACCTGAGCATGGGCCGCACCTATCTCGAGCACGGTCTTCTCCACCTGATGCGGTCGGACCCGGAGAGCGCCGAGTACCGGCATGTGGTGCGGTCCATCGCCGAGCGCGTCCAGTCCGCGGCGGACCACTTCGCCCTCCCCTCGATGCCCGACAGTTTCGACATCTCGGCGGTCAAGGCATTCTTTCCGGTCGAGCTCGCCGACGACGACGGTTTCGAACGCAGCTACCTGGCCGCTGTCGCCGCCCGTCACGGCAGGGTCCACATCTTCGGCGCCGACGTGGGACAGGCCGCTGGGATGCCTCTGTCCTCGGTCTACACAGGACTGACAGCCATCGGTGCGGGGGAGGACGGAGCGCGGGTTCGCGCGGAACAGCTCTTCGAGTCAGGCCGCCGTCGTGTGATGCTGCGCGGCGTCCCGGGCTCAGGCAAGACGACCTTGCTGCAATGGTTGGCGGTCCACGCGCACGGGCCATACGTGCCCTTCCCGCTCCCTGTGCGGACGCTCGTGCGTGATGGCGGCCGACTTCCCGATCCCGCGCGGTTCCTCGACGCCGTCGGCTCGGGTGCCGCTGCCGAACCGCCCTCGGGATGGGCCGAACGGGTGCTGGCGGCAGGCCGGGGCATGCTGTTGGTCGACGGAGTCGACGAGGTGGACCGGGCGGAGCGGGACGGCGTCCGGCTATGGCTCGCGGACCTTCTCGCAGCGTATCCGGACACCCTGTGCGTCGTGACGTCCCGCCCGTCCGCGGTCCAGGAAGCGTGGCTGGCGGACATGGACTTCACCGAGTTCGCACTGGCTCCACTGCCCCTGGACGATGCCCGGCTGCTGATCAGCCGGTGGCACGATGCCACATCCGAGGGCGCGCAGCGAGCACCTCTGGAGCCTCTCCTCGACGCTGTCACGAGCAAGGCGGAACTGCGCAGCCTGGTCACGAGCCCCCTGATGTGCGCTCTGATCTGCGCACTCCACCACGAGCGCGCCGGCTTGCTGCCGCCGGACCGCGCGGATCTTTACGAGGCAGCCCTGTCGATGCTGCTCGAACGACGGGACCGGGAGCGGGAGGTCCTTCGCCCGGACGGACTGGAACTCGACAAGGAATCGCACCAGGTGCTGCTGCAGAGCCTCGCGATCTGGCTGCAGCGCAACGGCCGGAGCGAACTCGACCGGCGTCAGGCCGTCGATCTCGTCCAGCGAACCCTCCCCGCTCTCGCGCGCGTCGGCGCTCAGGGGGATGCCGAACAGGTCCTGCGGCATCTGCTGAACCGCAGCGGTGTCCTGCGTGAATCCGCCGCGGACGGGATCGGCTTCCTGCACCGCTCGTTCCAGGACTATCTGGCCGCGCGGGAAGCCGTCCACACCGGCGCGCTCTCGGAACTGGTGGCCCGTGCCGACGACGACCAGTGGCACAACGTCGTCCGCCTGGCGCTCGGCCACGCCACGCGGCGTGACCGCTCCTCGATGTTCCGGGCGATCCTGAACCGCGGCGACCAGGAACCGGAGAACAGAGCCCGTCTGTTCGTCCTGGCGGCAGTGTCACTGGCGGACATGGTGGAACTGGAACCGGCCGTACGCGGCGCGGTCGAGGAGCGGATCGGACAGCTCATTCCGCCCCGCACGGAGGACGAAGCGGCCGCGCTGGCCGAAGTGGGCCCCATGGTCCTGGAGTTGCTGCCGGGCCCCGAAGATCTCGAGTCGGATCATCCCGCGCTGCCTCGGCTCATCCGCACGGCCGAGCTGATCGGCGGCAACGAGGCACAGGTGTACATCAGCCGGCTCGCGTCGCTCATGCCCTCATCGGTCCCCGACGACGGGCAGATCGGTCCCCTTTCCGCTCGGCCGTTCGCCGCGTCCGTCCTGGTGGATTCGTGGTCGGTCGAGACGGACGCGCCGGCCCCCGCCGTGCGAACGCTGGAGCTGACCGGCACGCAGGAGCGGGGTGAGATCGCCCGCCTGGGGAGCAGCGTGCAACGTGTGGTGTGCCGGGGCGACTTCACCGACTTCTCCGCATTCCGGCTGATGCCGCTCGTGCACACGCTGGTGATCTCCGGCAACCCGGCCCTGTCCCATCTCGGCAGCCTCACCGGCCTGCCGAGGCTGCGCACGCTCAGCGTGTCCGACTGCCCCCTCGCAGACCTGACGGCGCTGGCCGGCTCAGGGGTGATGTTCCTCGAGATCTCCCCGGTCCCCGAAACGTCCGTTCTCGCCGGACTGGCGTCCGCACCCCGGCTGCGACTGCTCTGTCTCCCGTCGGCAGGCGGCCGCTTCGACCGGGCGGTATGGAGGGGCAGGCTGCCGGGCGTGACCGTTCTGACGGGTGTCCAAATCACCCGGTGA
- a CDS encoding PIG-L deacetylase family protein, with product MTEHTSDRGIPQLEEMPADWQRALAVVAHPDDLEYGCSAAVAQWTDGGREVVYLLATRGEAGIDTMDPAACAPLREREQLASAAVVGVSTVEFLDHEDGVIEYGARLRRDIAAAVRRHRPELVITLNHRDTWGGTAWNTPDHRAVGRAALDAASDAGNRWIFPELISEQGLEPWNGVRWVAVAASSTPTHAVDAGPGLDRAVRSLLEHRTYLEVLTDQDPEKYCRTFLGGATRAAAARFGGRPAVTFELFGR from the coding sequence ATGACCGAGCACACGAGCGATCGCGGAATCCCGCAGCTCGAAGAGATGCCCGCCGACTGGCAGCGTGCGCTGGCCGTCGTCGCGCACCCGGACGACCTCGAGTACGGCTGCTCCGCCGCGGTCGCGCAGTGGACCGACGGCGGGCGGGAGGTCGTGTACCTTCTGGCCACCCGGGGCGAGGCGGGCATCGACACCATGGACCCGGCCGCATGCGCGCCGCTGCGCGAGCGCGAGCAGCTGGCGAGCGCCGCGGTCGTGGGCGTATCCACCGTGGAGTTCCTGGACCACGAGGACGGCGTGATCGAGTACGGGGCCCGGCTGCGCCGGGACATCGCTGCTGCCGTCCGCCGGCACCGCCCGGAGCTGGTGATCACCCTCAATCACCGTGACACCTGGGGCGGTACGGCCTGGAACACGCCCGACCACCGGGCCGTCGGCCGGGCGGCCCTGGATGCGGCCTCCGACGCCGGAAACCGGTGGATCTTCCCCGAGCTCATCTCCGAACAGGGCCTCGAGCCGTGGAACGGAGTGCGGTGGGTGGCGGTCGCCGCATCGAGCACCCCCACACACGCCGTCGACGCGGGCCCGGGCCTCGACCGCGCCGTGCGCTCCCTGCTGGAGCACCGTACCTATCTCGAGGTGCTGACGGACCAGGACCCGGAGAAGTACTGCCGTACGTTCCTCGGCGGCGCCACCCGGGCCGCGGCGGCGCGCTTCGGCGGCAGGCCGGCCGTCACGTTCGAGCTGTTCGGGCGCTGA